In the genome of Cyanobacteria bacterium FACHB-DQ100, the window TCTCGGCTTTCAAGGCTTGCAATCCGAGTACACGAACATTCGCATTCCGCATAAGAAGCCAAAAGGGGGTGAGTTAACCGATGAACAAAAGCAAGAAAATCGCACCCTGAGCCAGTCGCGAGTCCTTTGTAAGAATGCTTTCGCAGGCATCAAGCGCTATGCTGCGGTCAGCGTGATTTATCGCAATCACATTCAGGATTTTGATGACCATTTGATGCTCACTGCTGCTGAACTATGGAACTTCTACTTGCAAGCAGCTTAATCTCAGAAACGAAAGTCAGAGTTCTGCTTCAAGGTCAAGTTATTCTCCAACAACTCTAATCAAAAAACAGCAATACTATCTGTGGCGGGCGGTGGACGGTGAAGGAAACGTGCTGGATATCTTGCTGCAACGACATCGAGACACCGAGGCAGCGAAGCGATTTTTCGTAAGCTGCTGAAGAAACAAGGGTTCGTGCCACGGGTGATTGTCACCGACAAACTGAAAAGCTATGAAGCCGCAAAGAGACGAGTGATGCCAAGTGTGGAACATCGACAGCAGAAGGGATTGAACAACCGGGCGGAGAACTCCCATCAGTCCACAAGAGTCAGAGAAAGGCGAATGAGGCGATTCAAATCGCCCGGACAAGCGCAACGATTTCTATCAGCATTTGGACCGCTTCGAGGGCACTTCCATCCCAAGCAACATGAACTGAGTGCAAAACGATATCGAGAACAGTTACGCCAACCCTTAGAAGATTGGCGAGAAATACCTGTGTGAAAGATGCTGCGTAAACTTGAGCGAGACTGACGATTGAGAGATTTCCGTGCTTAATTTTGAATCTTCTCGGTTAAGTTGATAGTGCCCAATTAACTTATAGGAAGCTTTCATCAAGCCTTTGACAATTATCTTTGTAGCACTAAATTAGCAGGAACCATAAAACGGAAGGAGCGTCCCCCTGCCTGAAGTCGCATCTTATTTTTAGAACTGAGAAAAGTGTTGATGGCTCAGGCTGTAGTGCCTTGAGTCACGCAAGCAACCTACACAAGAGGGAGTAGGCAAAGCAACTCATTCCCTACGGTGTAAGTAGCACCAATTGATGCATTAACCTGCTTAGGCTTTATCAACGATGTTCTTAACACTGTCTTTGATATCTTCCTTAGCATTTCGCATTTCAGCTTCGGCTTGCTTTGCCTTACCTTCTACTTGCGCTTGCTGATCACCCGTCATGCTACCGATCGCTTCTTGTGCTTTGCCTTCGATATTTTTAGCAGCCGCTTTTGCTCTCTCTTCTAAACTCATAATTTACACTCCAATAATCATATCAATTCAATTCATTGAGCCAGCTTGGAAGCTTTCTCTGACGGCTCAATAGTATAGAAACTACAGGAGCCGATAAATGTGCTGTATCCAACGCGAGGCAGATTTTAGCTTCCTTAATTCCCTGAACTTAGATAGTGAAGTGGCAATCGAATTGAATGTCTAGCATCTCCTCGGATTTTGAGTGGCACAACGCTTTACAATGCAGTGGAGATAGTGCCGTAAATGTTCAGCTTCAAGGCTCTTTCCACGTTTTGGTGACCCAGAATGTTGAGTAGCCCGAAACTCAATCTTTAAGTTAGATGAAGCAACGTTCGCGTACCTCTCAGCTACATTTCTCCCGCGATTAAGGATGTTGTAGGACATGAATCACCAAAAGTGATATTCGTGATGAAACATTGCTTAACATCTGAAACCCTGATTCTGTGGCTGACCTATTACAGAACTTCACGGTGACAACCTCAAGAGAGATGAAGCCGCAAAGAAGCAGATGATGAAGCGCGTAGCGCATCGGCAGCATAAAGGACTGAATAATCGAGTTGAGAACACCCATCAACCTACACGAACACGAGAGCGACGAATGCGACGCTTCAAATCACCCGGGCAAGCCCAACGATTTCTCTCAGCTTTTGGACCGATTTGAGATTACTTCCACCCGAAACAACATCAACTGAGTGCAAAAGTTACCGCGCACAACTACGCCAGCGATTTCAAGATTGGCAAGAAATTGCCTGCCTGAAAACTGCTGCTTAAATTGAGCGAACCTGACGATTCAGGAATGATTGTGCTTGATTTTGAATAATCACGGTTAAGTTGACAATGCCCGTGTGAATTATGTTGACCTCGTGCCAAGTCATGTTCGTTGGTGAAGTATTATTGTCTCCCTGTAGCCTTTAATACTTGTCATCTATTCTAGGGAAATAGACAGACAATTCTATCACGTTCACAAGCTCATCAAATTACTCGTTCCATACCTAACATGGGGAAAGTCGAGTATTCAACATTTAAGAGTATCCGTTTGTAAAAAGATGAGTATTACGATCGCTGGCTATACCCTGCTCGAAGTTCTTCATGAAGGAGCCGCCACCTACGTTTACCGGGCTAAGACGGTATCTGACAGCAATCTGGAACCAACGAGTGTCATTATCAAAACCTTGAAAGCTGAGTATCCAACGATCAACCAATTGGCTCGGTTAAGACACGAATATCAAATTCTTCAAGACTTAGAGATCGAAGAAGTTGTCAAGCCATTAGCCTTAGAAAGCGACCGAGATGGGTTAGCCCTCATCCTGGCTGACTTTGATGGAGAATCGTTGGCGAAAGCGATCGCTGTAAGACGATTCGAGCTAAATATTTTTTTACAAATTGCCATTCATTTAACTTCAGTTCTGGCGCAGCTTCACCAACAAAATATCCTTCATAAAGATATTAAGCCTGAAAACATCCTCGTTAACGAAAAAATGAGTGAAATCAGGCTGATTGATTTTGGGATTTCTACTCGCCTGCCAAGCGAAAATTCGCCGACTATTAACGTCCTTGAAGGAACGCTGTCTTATATGTCTCCCGAGCAGACCGGGAGAATGAACCGCTCGATCGACTACCGGACTGACTTTTATTCTCTAGGCGTTACTTTCTATGAGATGTTGACTGGGCAATTGCCGTTTCAAGCAACTGATACTTTGGAGATCATTCACTGTCACATTGCGAAAGCACCAGTCCCGCCTCATCTAATCAATTCAGATATTCCAGAGGCGGTGTCTGACATTGTTATGAAGCTACTGGCTAAGACGGCAGAAGACCGTTATCAGAGCGCACTAGGGCTGAAGACTGACTTAGAAATGTGTCTAGAGATGCTGCAATCTTCTGGCACGATTTCCCGTTTTAAGGTGGGAGAGTTCGATTTATTTAGCCAATTTTTGATTCCAGAAAAGCTCTATGGACGCGATCGCGAAGTGAGCTTGTTAATGCAGACCTTTGATCGCGTCAGTGCTGGCAAAACGGAAGCCATGCTGGTTAAGGGTTACTCTGGCATTGGAAAATCGTCATTAGTCAATGAAGTTCGCAAACCGATCGTTGGCGCTAGAGGATA includes:
- a CDS encoding CsbD family protein; its protein translation is MSLEERAKAAAKNIEGKAQEAIGSMTGDQQAQVEGKAKQAEAEMRNAKEDIKDSVKNIVDKA